The following are from one region of the Geoalkalibacter subterraneus genome:
- the cas7c gene encoding type I-C CRISPR-associated protein Cas7/Csd2 encodes MTAIANRYEFVLLFDVQNGNPNGDPDAGNMPRIDPETGHGLVTDVCLKRKIRNHVALARDGAEGYNIYVQEKAVLNQTNQLAYKAFDLKAETKKLPKKLEDAQKVTGWMCANFFDIRSFGAVMTTEVNCGQVRGPVQLAFAKSVEPIVPQEISITRMAVTNEKDLEKERTMGRKHIVPYGLYVAQGFVSAPLAQKTGFSEDDLELLWDALINMFEHDRSAARGVMSSRKLFVFKHRDKLGNAPAHKLFDLIRVERAAGSQGPARSFTDFDVTVGAAPTGVEILKPL; translated from the coding sequence ATGACCGCTATCGCCAATCGCTACGAATTCGTGCTGCTCTTCGATGTGCAAAACGGCAACCCCAACGGCGACCCCGACGCCGGCAACATGCCGCGCATCGACCCGGAAACCGGCCATGGGCTGGTGACCGATGTCTGCCTGAAGCGCAAGATCCGCAACCATGTGGCTCTGGCCCGGGACGGCGCCGAAGGCTACAACATTTACGTGCAGGAAAAAGCAGTGCTCAATCAGACCAACCAATTGGCCTATAAAGCTTTCGACCTGAAGGCCGAAACCAAAAAACTGCCCAAGAAACTTGAGGACGCGCAGAAGGTGACCGGCTGGATGTGCGCCAATTTTTTCGATATCCGTAGCTTCGGCGCGGTGATGACCACCGAAGTCAACTGCGGTCAGGTGCGCGGCCCGGTGCAGTTGGCGTTTGCCAAGAGTGTTGAGCCCATCGTGCCTCAGGAAATCAGCATCACCCGCATGGCCGTCACCAACGAAAAAGACCTTGAAAAAGAGCGCACCATGGGCCGCAAGCACATCGTTCCTTACGGGCTCTATGTCGCGCAGGGTTTTGTGTCCGCGCCCCTGGCGCAAAAGACCGGCTTCAGCGAAGACGATCTGGAACTTCTCTGGGATGCGCTCATCAACATGTTTGAACACGATCGCTCGGCGGCGCGGGGCGTGATGAGCAGCCGCAAGCTTTTTGTATTCAAGCACCGAGACAAACTGGGCAACGCCCCCGCGCACAAGTTGTTCGACCTGATACGCGTCGAGCGCGCCGCAGGGTCGCAGGGGCCTGCCCGATCGTTCACGGATTTCGATGTAACCGTCGGTGCAGCGCCCACCGGGGTAGAAATACTCAAACCTCTTTAG
- a CDS encoding HEAT repeat domain-containing protein, producing MDQKLEKHFRERAVVLGNSGDSAALPELIDLTRSPAANVRRLAASAIGKLAGLAEAKVAVAALQPLLQDGSPQVRQYAAKALSAYGAEAKCALADLRDMAISPVEKEYNNNGAKLAIEIIEEASRIVERQAVHCCRRCGVKLEADEYTRSHKAFQRPFCNYCFDEVFLERRNFETKVQLQKNIRAKDGTWVQSDGERLICEVLHAERIRYRYDERFRILDGYAIRPDFYLPEFDVYIEYWGMDTADYKIGMLKKQQLYQQQGKRLVSLYPEDKPRMRDALLDKLGKYQ from the coding sequence ATGGACCAAAAACTGGAAAAACACTTCCGCGAGCGAGCGGTTGTGCTGGGCAATTCCGGCGACTCGGCCGCCTTGCCGGAACTGATTGATTTGACGCGCTCACCCGCCGCCAACGTGCGGCGGTTGGCGGCGTCTGCCATCGGCAAACTGGCGGGACTGGCCGAAGCCAAAGTCGCCGTGGCGGCCTTGCAGCCGCTGTTGCAGGATGGTTCCCCGCAGGTGCGTCAATATGCGGCCAAAGCGCTCAGTGCCTATGGCGCCGAGGCGAAGTGCGCCTTGGCGGATTTACGTGACATGGCCATTAGTCCGGTGGAAAAAGAGTACAACAACAATGGCGCCAAACTGGCCATCGAAATCATTGAGGAAGCGAGTCGGATCGTAGAGAGACAAGCGGTACACTGCTGCCGGCGCTGCGGAGTCAAGCTTGAAGCGGACGAGTACACCCGTAGCCATAAGGCATTTCAGCGGCCGTTCTGCAACTATTGTTTCGACGAGGTTTTTCTCGAGCGGCGCAATTTCGAGACCAAGGTGCAATTACAGAAAAACATTCGCGCCAAGGACGGGACCTGGGTGCAGTCCGACGGAGAGCGGCTGATCTGTGAGGTATTGCATGCTGAACGCATTCGTTACCGCTACGACGAGCGATTCCGCATCCTTGACGGCTATGCCATCCGTCCCGATTTTTATCTGCCGGAGTTCGATGTGTATATCGAGTATTGGGGCATGGACACCGCCGATTACAAGATCGGCATGCTCAAAAAACAGCAGCTTTACCAGCAGCAGGGCAAACGACTGGTTTCGCTTTACCCCGAGGACAAACCGCGCATGCGGGACGCCCTGCTGGATAAACTTGGCAAGTATCAGTGA